In Acholeplasma equirhinis, the following proteins share a genomic window:
- a CDS encoding sugar ABC transporter permease — protein MDFTQFLIIIFVVAELLTALFTNFSLNWDIAVKKGYETKTSIKLISLIPIYGNKYVKELENLKPQISPAEFEYIHSLEYIIKRAAVVNLLVLAGILIAIPVAILMYLGFVNNSTATIMWTFFVVILLLLHQGLVVEYAMKKGYEGMEPGLIGLIPVYGFIHFKNKPKRRNISPQALRSTFSVGSIVKKALVYGELSVLVVVVLIPILYIFGMAFSESMSTVPNEIWPSNPSWAGFEYLLFSDESKFAVWYGNTLMIAVINMLIGTVIITGAAYVFARFSFKGKKAGLLAILVLQAFPSFMGLIAMFVLFWKFNLLGQPIYLTILYIGGSIPGNLWLIKGFLSQIPKDLDESAMIDGASKFQIFRHIILPLAVPILTFVAVGMFMAPWMDYMLPGYLLNVPAPGQDLANIQNQWTLAVGIFSYINDINQANYPAFAAAALIVGLPIAVIYMVFQRYLIEGIMAGATKG, from the coding sequence ATGGACTTTACACAATTTTTAATTATCATATTCGTGGTTGCCGAACTACTTACCGCATTATTTACTAATTTCTCACTGAATTGGGATATAGCAGTTAAAAAAGGTTATGAAACTAAAACTTCCATTAAACTCATCAGTCTAATTCCAATTTATGGTAATAAATACGTTAAAGAGTTAGAAAACTTAAAGCCACAAATTAGTCCAGCTGAATTCGAGTATATTCATTCACTTGAATACATTATAAAACGTGCTGCTGTTGTGAACTTACTTGTTCTTGCAGGTATCTTAATTGCAATTCCTGTCGCTATTTTAATGTATTTAGGTTTTGTAAATAACTCAACAGCAACTATTATGTGGACATTCTTTGTTGTCATCCTTCTACTCTTACATCAAGGCTTAGTTGTTGAATATGCAATGAAAAAAGGTTATGAAGGTATGGAACCTGGACTCATTGGTTTAATTCCTGTTTATGGATTTATTCACTTCAAAAATAAACCTAAACGTCGCAATATTTCACCACAAGCACTTCGTTCTACTTTCTCAGTTGGAAGCATCGTGAAAAAAGCATTAGTTTATGGTGAATTATCGGTTCTAGTTGTCGTTGTATTAATTCCAATTCTTTATATCTTTGGTATGGCATTCTCAGAATCAATGTCAACAGTTCCAAATGAAATCTGGCCATCTAATCCAAGCTGGGCAGGCTTCGAATACTTATTATTCTCTGATGAATCTAAGTTTGCAGTTTGGTATGGTAATACTTTAATGATCGCAGTGATTAACATGCTTATTGGTACAGTCATTATTACTGGTGCTGCATATGTCTTCGCAAGATTCTCATTTAAGGGTAAAAAAGCAGGCTTACTAGCAATCTTAGTCTTACAAGCATTCCCATCTTTTATGGGTTTAATCGCAATGTTCGTCTTATTCTGGAAATTTAACCTCTTAGGACAACCAATTTATTTAACAATTCTTTATATCGGTGGATCAATCCCTGGTAACTTATGGTTAATTAAAGGTTTCTTATCTCAAATTCCAAAAGACTTAGATGAATCTGCGATGATTGATGGTGCATCTAAATTCCAAATCTTTAGACATATTATCTTACCTCTTGCTGTACCAATTCTTACTTTCGTCGCAGTTGGTATGTTCATGGCTCCTTGGATGGATTATATGTTACCAGGTTACTTATTAAATGTACCTGCACCAGGTCAAGATTTAGCTAACATTCAAAATCAATGGACACTTGCTGTTGGTATCTTCTCATATATTAACGATATTAACCAAGCTAATTATCCAGCATTCGCTGCTGCTGCATTAATAGTCGGTTTACCAATTGCAGTCATCTATATGGTGTTCCAACGTTACCTCATCGAAGGTATTATGGCTGGAGCAACAAAAGGTTAA
- the malQ gene encoding 4-alpha-glucanotransferase — translation MRKTGILLHISALPSKYGIGSFGKEAYKFVDYLDQAGQTYWQILPLGPTSYGDSPYQTFSAFALNPYFIDLDILIKEQLLKRSEILDSAGWDFKVDYEKVFNERFIVLRKAFERFNQNDEGYQGFLREHGNWLYDYALFMAIKASLNNVSWQEWPEPLKLRHNDAIEQVKVSLKRDIEFQCFMQYKAYQQWYLLKQYANSKGIKIIGDMPIYVALDSSDVWTKPEYFQLDEHRRPTLVAGVPPDNFSADGQLWGNPLYNWNALESHEYSWWIHRVWSNTTMFDLVRIDHFIGFVNYFGIPFGDKTARNGQWYKGPSYKLFDKIKEKLGNKPIIAEDLGAITDEVRALLAHTGFPGMKLLQFAFDARETSDYLPHTYHKNVVAYTGTHDNETTAQWFKGLPKQDLAYCLAYINHQTGSKVDSLIKATLASVADTAIIPMQDYLNLGSEARFNIPSTLGGNWTWRMKPEMLSAKIKNKIYKFTKLYGRLK, via the coding sequence ATGAGAAAAACAGGTATATTATTACACATTTCAGCTTTACCATCTAAATATGGTATTGGAAGCTTTGGTAAAGAAGCTTATAAATTCGTAGACTATCTCGATCAAGCAGGTCAAACTTATTGGCAAATTCTTCCTTTAGGTCCTACTTCTTACGGTGATTCTCCGTATCAAACATTTAGTGCATTTGCATTAAATCCATATTTCATTGATTTAGACATCTTAATAAAAGAACAACTTTTAAAACGTTCTGAAATCTTAGACTCAGCAGGTTGGGATTTTAAAGTTGATTACGAGAAAGTGTTTAATGAACGCTTCATTGTCTTAAGAAAAGCATTTGAACGCTTCAATCAAAATGATGAAGGTTATCAAGGCTTTTTAAGAGAACATGGCAATTGGTTATATGATTATGCATTATTTATGGCAATCAAAGCTTCATTAAATAACGTTTCATGGCAAGAATGGCCTGAACCACTTAAATTAAGACATAATGATGCGATTGAACAAGTTAAAGTGTCATTAAAAAGAGACATTGAATTCCAATGCTTCATGCAATATAAAGCATACCAACAATGGTATTTATTAAAACAATATGCGAATTCTAAAGGAATTAAAATTATCGGTGATATGCCAATTTATGTTGCTCTTGATTCAAGTGATGTATGGACAAAACCAGAGTACTTCCAACTAGATGAACATAGAAGACCTACTTTAGTAGCAGGTGTTCCACCAGATAACTTCTCTGCAGATGGTCAACTATGGGGTAACCCACTTTATAATTGGAATGCATTAGAAAGTCATGAATACAGTTGGTGGATTCACCGCGTATGGTCTAATACAACCATGTTTGATTTAGTCAGAATTGATCACTTTATTGGTTTTGTTAATTACTTCGGTATTCCATTTGGTGATAAAACTGCAAGAAACGGTCAATGGTATAAAGGACCTTCATATAAACTTTTTGATAAAATCAAAGAAAAACTTGGAAATAAACCAATTATTGCTGAGGATTTAGGTGCAATTACAGATGAAGTTAGAGCGCTTCTTGCACACACTGGTTTCCCAGGAATGAAATTATTGCAATTTGCATTTGACGCAAGAGAAACATCTGATTATTTACCACACACATACCATAAAAATGTAGTTGCTTATACTGGAACACATGATAATGAAACAACTGCTCAATGGTTTAAAGGTTTACCAAAACAAGATTTAGCATACTGTCTTGCATATATTAACCATCAAACTGGATCTAAAGTTGATTCACTTATTAAAGCTACTTTAGCATCTGTTGCTGATACTGCAATCATTCCAATGCAAGACTACTTAAACTTAGGTAGTGAAGCCAGATTCAATATTCCATCAACTTTAGGGGGAAACTGGACATGGCGTATGAAACCTGAAATGTTAAGTGCAAAAATTAAAAATAAAATTTATAAGTTCACTAAACTATACGGTAGACTTAAATAA
- a CDS encoding carbohydrate ABC transporter permease: MKAWSVIKTILSGFIWGLGQLFNKQYLKSLFFFTFFAIFVSIELLTSNYFFQETYDNQIAMDKITGESMGEWYSKRFFSTYDNEALNKGNDHPEFEAFLTEIGVTKGNNGNYYGGPTGVLNPTASLFTEDKFIEFFAQDILEASYLRYTNLATQAETLAENFDLESAVNLVTKENLFWDDVNNVFYFERNTTDINGSPKKEYVETGWLHRLDNPSVIQSNVGLKTFNKTGSIYTYNGNHYVGVTANSINQFLRLSSSNFELLSSGPGVTFTSQSQIIGPIYELNGSIFEYYEPALLYNGIRQQYKQTAFSRYFRLALVQGHLNNPVKPADLKRLMIRVYFEMHPDLKEAYLTQFDNFFYDRAGMFIKGYWEVMTLGQTKEFAINDHLSLVDVMVGRVGEANESTMRGKISYDGTVNVRGHVSTLLLIDGLIAVILSLFFFIFGIWSMIDTWRVSEQKRLEHQVLNTKQYFKSVWDNGFEYIILSPAMFVLGFISIMPILFGFIIAFTSIKGTGSMDNLFDWVGFENFIAIFNPNTSIGSGFSIAFWRVLGWTLVWAVMSTLTVFFGGFFQALILNSESVVFRKLWRTILILPWAIPALLSQMVFSVIFNENGLVNQIFQTMGFYELFKDWGILGQTFQEATGWAKVFWLGNSNIQWFTNEHNPNFVRATLIIVNIWLGFPYFMALMTGIMTAIDKSLYEAADIDGATGWQKLVNITMPLVLYSTAPILIMTFSGNFNNFGVIYFITGGKPGDLTDPNRGYAGDTDILISWMYRLTTDPNIALYNMASVFSVLIFLLVGSITAWNLSRTRAFAED, translated from the coding sequence ATGAAAGCATGGAGTGTAATCAAAACCATTCTTTCTGGTTTTATATGGGGTCTAGGACAGTTATTTAATAAACAGTACCTTAAGTCTTTATTCTTTTTTACGTTTTTCGCTATCTTCGTAAGTATAGAATTATTAACATCAAATTACTTCTTCCAAGAAACTTATGATAATCAAATCGCAATGGATAAGATTACTGGTGAATCCATGGGAGAATGGTATTCAAAACGATTCTTCAGTACTTATGATAACGAAGCTTTAAACAAGGGTAATGATCATCCAGAATTTGAAGCATTCTTAACTGAAATAGGGGTTACAAAGGGGAACAATGGTAACTACTATGGTGGACCTACAGGTGTCTTAAATCCAACTGCAAGTCTATTTACAGAAGATAAATTTATTGAGTTTTTTGCTCAAGATATTTTAGAAGCATCCTATTTACGTTATACAAATTTAGCAACTCAAGCAGAAACTCTTGCTGAGAATTTTGATCTTGAAAGTGCAGTTAATTTGGTTACAAAAGAAAATCTATTCTGGGATGATGTGAATAATGTATTCTATTTCGAAAGAAATACAACAGATATTAACGGAAGTCCTAAAAAAGAATATGTTGAAACTGGTTGGTTACATCGTTTAGACAATCCATCAGTTATTCAATCAAATGTTGGTTTAAAAACATTTAATAAGACTGGCTCAATTTATACATATAATGGAAACCATTACGTAGGTGTAACTGCTAATAGTATCAATCAATTTTTAAGATTAAGTTCATCAAATTTTGAACTTTTATCTTCAGGTCCAGGTGTAACATTCACTTCACAATCTCAAATTATTGGACCAATCTATGAATTAAATGGTTCAATCTTTGAATATTATGAACCTGCATTACTTTATAATGGTATTCGTCAACAATATAAACAAACTGCATTCTCAAGATACTTTAGATTAGCACTTGTACAAGGACATTTAAACAACCCTGTAAAACCTGCTGATTTAAAGAGATTAATGATTAGAGTCTACTTTGAAATGCATCCAGATCTTAAAGAAGCATATTTAACTCAGTTTGATAACTTCTTCTACGATCGTGCTGGTATGTTTATCAAAGGTTATTGGGAAGTAATGACTTTAGGTCAAACTAAAGAATTTGCTATTAACGATCACTTATCACTTGTTGATGTAATGGTTGGACGTGTAGGTGAAGCTAACGAATCCACTATGAGAGGTAAAATCTCATATGATGGTACTGTAAACGTTCGCGGTCACGTATCAACATTATTATTAATCGATGGTTTAATTGCTGTAATTCTTTCACTCTTCTTCTTCATCTTCGGTATTTGGTCAATGATTGATACTTGGAGAGTTTCTGAACAAAAGAGATTAGAACATCAAGTACTTAATACAAAACAATACTTTAAGTCAGTCTGGGATAATGGATTTGAATATATCATTCTCTCACCTGCAATGTTTGTATTAGGATTCATTTCAATTATGCCTATCTTATTTGGTTTCATCATTGCATTCACATCGATTAAAGGTACTGGATCAATGGATAACTTATTCGACTGGGTAGGTTTTGAAAACTTTATTGCAATCTTTAATCCAAATACATCTATCGGTTCTGGGTTCTCTATCGCCTTCTGGCGTGTTCTTGGTTGGACACTTGTTTGGGCAGTCATGTCAACATTAACTGTTTTCTTCGGTGGTTTCTTCCAAGCATTAATCTTAAATTCTGAATCAGTCGTATTTAGAAAATTATGGCGTACAATTTTAATTTTACCTTGGGCAATACCTGCTCTACTTTCTCAAATGGTCTTCTCAGTCATTTTCAATGAAAACGGCCTTGTAAACCAAATATTCCAAACAATGGGCTTTTACGAACTCTTTAAAGATTGGGGTATATTAGGTCAAACATTCCAAGAAGCAACAGGTTGGGCAAAAGTATTCTGGTTAGGTAATAGTAATATTCAGTGGTTTACAAATGAACACAATCCAAACTTTGTTCGTGCAACCTTAATTATAGTCAACATTTGGTTAGGATTCCCTTACTTTATGGCATTAATGACTGGTATTATGACTGCCATTGATAAATCATTATATGAAGCTGCTGATATCGATGGTGCAACTGGATGGCAAAAATTAGTTAATATAACAATGCCACTTGTATTATATTCAACTGCACCAATTTTAATTATGACATTCTCAGGGAACTTCAATAACTTCGGGGTTATCTACTTTATTACAGGTGGTAAACCAGGTGACTTAACCGACCCGAATAGGGGATATGCCGGAGACACGGACATCTTAATTTCTTGGATGTACCGTTTAACTACTGATCCAAATATTGCACTTTATAACATGGCATCAGTCTTCTCGGTTCTAATCTTCTTACTCGTTGGTAGTATTACTGCATGGAACTTATCAAGAACCCGTGCATTTGCGGAGGATTAA
- a CDS encoding glycoside hydrolase family 13 protein, translating to MNTYALFHQAKSEYSYQYDDKKLHILFRAAKGDLEEVFLTWGDPFDWQFKDKKASWVSTLVPMIRRYQTDTFDYFFIEVEPCDYRCKYAFLLKSKDDLYMYGSKRIERLEKMPTNEFSEGSFYDLSNYFNYPYLNKEDLPGTPPWVKDTVWYQIFPDRFYSHSKSSKLPWGKLPVNNHELYGGDLLGVVDKIPYLKDLGVTGIYFTPIFEAPSAHKYDTINYYKIDPQFGTNEDFKYLVKECHEAGIKVVLDGVLNHCGFFHPYFQDVVKNGRNSKYADCFFLDKDPVINFDLDENGRPKYDGKLKPNYRTFAYTPYMPKWNTDSKLAEEHLLGVIEYWIKEYDIDGWRLDVSNEVSHKFLRKVRDTARNAKSETFIFGENWDSSMPWLRGDQMDSVMNYDLSIPIWQYFENKIDMHEFKNELINYTALTPKNVMQNMFNQLDTHDTVRMMRRLKDNAERLHLAYLMMFASAGSPNIYYGSEIGMTGDHDPDNRRCFIWDENKWNHDLRNFIKQLIKIRKENSALHTSDYHFVSDNSISFIKSDQNEQLLILMNDSDVELNLKVDSNLFGTYQSLLTNTMVQLNEKYNLKPYGYEILKIK from the coding sequence ATGAATACTTATGCCTTATTTCATCAAGCTAAATCAGAATATTCCTATCAATATGATGATAAAAAATTACATATTTTATTTCGTGCTGCTAAAGGTGATTTAGAAGAAGTCTTCTTAACATGGGGTGATCCTTTCGATTGGCAATTCAAAGATAAGAAAGCATCCTGGGTGTCAACTTTAGTACCTATGATTAGACGTTATCAAACAGACACGTTTGATTACTTTTTTATAGAAGTAGAACCATGTGATTATCGTTGTAAATATGCATTTTTACTTAAGAGTAAAGATGATTTATATATGTATGGATCAAAACGTATCGAACGCTTAGAGAAGATGCCAACAAATGAATTTAGTGAAGGCAGTTTTTATGATTTATCAAATTATTTTAATTATCCTTATTTGAATAAAGAAGATTTACCTGGAACACCTCCTTGGGTTAAAGATACTGTGTGGTATCAAATCTTTCCAGATAGATTTTATTCTCACTCAAAATCTTCAAAACTACCATGGGGTAAATTACCCGTAAATAATCACGAATTATATGGTGGTGACTTACTTGGTGTTGTAGATAAAATCCCTTATCTAAAGGATTTAGGGGTAACGGGTATTTATTTCACACCAATATTTGAAGCGCCATCTGCACATAAATACGATACGATTAATTACTACAAAATTGACCCTCAATTTGGTACAAATGAAGACTTTAAATATTTAGTAAAAGAATGTCATGAAGCTGGTATTAAGGTTGTTCTTGATGGTGTTTTAAATCACTGTGGTTTCTTTCATCCATATTTTCAAGATGTTGTAAAAAATGGAAGAAATTCTAAATATGCAGATTGTTTCTTTTTAGATAAAGATCCTGTTATCAATTTTGATTTAGATGAAAATGGTAGACCTAAATACGATGGTAAGCTTAAACCAAATTATCGAACGTTTGCATATACACCGTATATGCCAAAATGGAATACAGATAGTAAGTTAGCAGAGGAACATTTGCTAGGTGTTATTGAGTATTGGATTAAAGAATATGATATTGATGGCTGGAGACTTGATGTATCAAATGAAGTATCACATAAGTTTTTAAGAAAAGTTAGAGATACTGCAAGAAATGCTAAATCAGAAACATTCATTTTTGGTGAAAACTGGGACTCATCTATGCCATGGCTCAGAGGTGACCAAATGGACAGTGTGATGAATTACGATTTATCGATTCCAATTTGGCAATATTTTGAAAATAAAATAGACATGCACGAGTTTAAAAATGAATTGATCAATTATACAGCATTAACTCCAAAGAATGTCATGCAAAATATGTTTAATCAATTAGATACGCATGATACAGTTCGTATGATGCGTCGTTTAAAAGATAATGCTGAAAGATTACATCTTGCATATCTTATGATGTTTGCAAGTGCAGGCAGTCCAAATATTTATTATGGCAGTGAAATTGGAATGACAGGTGATCATGACCCTGATAATCGTCGTTGTTTCATTTGGGATGAGAATAAATGGAATCATGATTTAAGAAACTTTATCAAACAACTCATTAAAATTAGAAAAGAAAATTCAGCGTTACATACAAGCGATTATCATTTTGTTAGTGATAATTCAATTTCTTTCATTAAGTCAGATCAAAACGAACAATTATTAATTTTAATGAATGATAGTGATGTTGAATTAAATCTAAAGGTCGATTCAAATTTATTTGGAACTTATCAAAGTTTATTAACTAACACAATGGTTCAATTAAATGAAAAATATAATTTAAAACCATATGGTTATGAAATCTTGAAGATTAAGTAG
- a CDS encoding alpha-amylase family glycosyl hydrolase — protein MAKQTPKTFRNLSIYQVFVRQHTPTGDFKGLMKDLDRIKSLGMDVIYLLPIHPIGEKDRKGSKGSPYSIVDYYAIDKDYGTLEDFKQLINEAHNRGMKIMIDIVFNHTSRDSVLTKSNPDWFYRKPDGTLANRVGDWSDIADLDFRVPGVSEYLIDVLKYWAQYVDGFRCDVAPLLPLEFWMEARKQLDPIRPDLIWLSESVEYGFIKYLRDIGFDASTDSQIFEAFDIAYDYDIFSFMDGYLHGRNSLERYLYEVWRQETVYPKNYVKLRSFENHDQERLASKTKDSHQFIQMTSMQFFLKGSTMIYAGQEHQIKKRPDLFELDPLPWNDLESIEPLIQKLTTLKKDPLFTDGIFEILDSKDIAIISYRKGHRKLIGIFNLEGKNVAKVDLPNGIYQNLLSDNTYQVKNSMLLLDQEPIIFEVFE, from the coding sequence ATGGCAAAACAAACTCCAAAAACATTTAGAAACTTATCAATTTATCAAGTATTTGTTAGACAACATACACCAACCGGTGATTTTAAAGGTTTAATGAAAGATTTAGACCGTATAAAATCACTTGGGATGGATGTAATTTACCTACTACCTATTCATCCAATTGGAGAAAAAGATAGAAAAGGTTCAAAAGGTTCACCATATTCTATCGTAGACTATTATGCAATTGATAAAGATTATGGAACTTTAGAGGACTTCAAACAATTAATTAATGAAGCACACAATCGTGGTATGAAGATTATGATTGATATCGTCTTCAACCATACATCTCGTGATTCAGTTTTAACTAAATCAAATCCTGATTGGTTCTATCGTAAACCTGATGGTACACTTGCTAATCGCGTTGGTGATTGGAGTGATATTGCTGATTTAGATTTTAGAGTTCCTGGTGTATCTGAATATTTAATTGACGTCCTAAAATATTGGGCACAATATGTAGATGGTTTTAGATGTGATGTTGCACCACTACTTCCACTTGAATTTTGGATGGAAGCTAGAAAACAACTAGATCCAATTAGACCAGACTTAATTTGGTTATCTGAATCTGTTGAATACGGATTCATTAAGTATCTCAGAGATATAGGTTTTGATGCATCAACCGATTCTCAAATTTTTGAAGCGTTTGATATCGCATACGATTATGATATATTCTCATTTATGGATGGATACTTACATGGCCGAAATTCATTAGAAAGATATTTGTATGAAGTTTGGCGTCAAGAAACAGTTTATCCAAAAAACTACGTAAAATTACGTAGCTTTGAAAACCATGACCAAGAACGTTTAGCATCTAAAACAAAGGATTCACACCAATTCATTCAAATGACAAGTATGCAATTCTTCTTAAAAGGTTCAACAATGATTTATGCAGGACAAGAACATCAAATAAAAAAACGTCCAGATTTATTTGAACTCGATCCACTACCTTGGAATGATTTAGAATCTATAGAACCACTCATTCAAAAGTTAACAACCTTAAAGAAAGACCCACTTTTTACAGATGGTATCTTTGAAATCTTAGATTCAAAAGATATTGCAATCATTTCTTATCGTAAAGGTCATCGAAAACTCATTGGTATCTTCAATCTTGAAGGTAAAAATGTTGCTAAAGTTGATTTACCAAACGGTATTTACCAAAATCTATTAAGTGATAATACTTATCAAGTAAAAAACTCCATGTTACTACTTGATCAAGAACCAATTATTTTTGAAGTGTTTGAATAA
- a CDS encoding glycoside hydrolase family 13 protein — protein sequence MKKWWMESVGYQIYIKSFYDANNDGIGDLKGITEKLDYLHLLGVNLLWITPFYDSPMDDNGYDVRDFFKVAQMYGTLDDFKEMLQNAHNLGIKVIMDFVLNHTSDEHKWFLESRKSLDNPYRDYYIWQPPKIKNGQNSEPTNWGSFFGGSAWKYDEETDQYYMKIFSDKMPDLNWANPNVRNAMIEVGKWWLDLGIDGFRIDAVSHLDRAPFKDSTFGEGIVLDWFKFSNLPKVHDYLKELNEKLFKPYDAFTIGEVGGSASLEEAKKYSSFDSNELSMVFNFDHNWKNNLWDILDLKDLKVDVVGLKEVILKWQQNFKSIGWLPLNWLNHDQPRVVSHYGNPNYHEASAKMLATIMYMSRGTPFIYQGEEIGMTNYPFKDPSEFNDISTITSYHNDIKNNPKEKDRIFKQYALKNRDHPRTMMQWSDEDFGGFSKQKPWFHVNPNYKEINVLDQISRNDSIWHHYQKIISLRRFSKYHELITYGDYEMLLKNDPKLFVYQRMLNNQKMIVVGSFSDSKESFDLTTFKLDEIILQSHKNIKLTDNKIILRPYESLVFTVKGE from the coding sequence ATGAAAAAATGGTGGATGGAATCCGTTGGATATCAAATTTACATCAAGAGTTTCTATGATGCAAATAACGACGGAATTGGTGATTTAAAAGGAATCACAGAAAAACTTGATTATTTACACCTTTTAGGTGTTAATTTATTATGGATTACCCCTTTTTATGATTCTCCGATGGATGACAATGGTTATGATGTCAGAGATTTCTTTAAGGTTGCACAAATGTATGGTACTTTAGATGACTTCAAAGAAATGTTGCAAAATGCACATAATTTAGGCATTAAAGTTATTATGGATTTTGTTTTAAATCATACTTCTGACGAACACAAATGGTTTTTAGAATCTAGAAAATCACTTGATAATCCATATCGTGATTATTATATTTGGCAACCACCTAAAATAAAAAATGGGCAAAACTCAGAACCTACGAATTGGGGTTCATTCTTTGGTGGTTCTGCTTGGAAATATGACGAAGAGACTGATCAATATTATATGAAGATCTTTAGTGATAAAATGCCTGATTTAAATTGGGCAAATCCAAATGTTAGAAATGCTATGATTGAAGTTGGTAAATGGTGGCTTGATTTAGGTATTGATGGATTTAGAATTGATGCTGTTTCTCATCTAGATCGTGCACCATTTAAAGATTCTACTTTTGGAGAAGGTATCGTACTCGATTGGTTTAAATTTTCTAATTTACCTAAAGTTCATGATTACCTGAAAGAATTGAATGAAAAATTGTTTAAACCTTATGATGCATTTACAATCGGTGAAGTCGGTGGTAGTGCAAGTTTGGAAGAGGCAAAAAAATATTCAAGCTTTGATTCAAATGAATTATCTATGGTATTTAACTTTGATCATAATTGGAAAAATAATTTATGGGACATATTAGACCTCAAAGACTTAAAAGTTGATGTTGTTGGTCTTAAAGAAGTTATCCTTAAATGGCAACAAAACTTTAAATCAATTGGTTGGTTACCACTTAACTGGTTAAATCATGACCAACCACGTGTCGTTTCACATTATGGAAATCCTAATTATCACGAAGCATCAGCTAAAATGCTAGCTACAATTATGTATATGTCACGTGGTACACCTTTCATTTATCAAGGTGAAGAAATTGGTATGACAAACTATCCATTTAAAGATCCAAGTGAATTCAACGATATATCTACAATCACAAGTTATCATAACGATATTAAAAACAACCCAAAAGAAAAAGATAGGATTTTTAAGCAATATGCATTAAAAAATAGAGATCATCCACGTACAATGATGCAGTGGAGTGATGAAGATTTTGGTGGTTTTTCTAAACAGAAACCTTGGTTCCATGTGAACCCTAACTATAAAGAAATTAACGTTTTAGATCAAATTTCTAGAAATGATTCCATTTGGCATCATTATCAAAAAATCATATCACTCAGAAGATTTTCTAAGTATCATGAATTAATTACTTATGGTGATTATGAAATGTTATTAAAGAATGACCCTAAACTATTTGTTTATCAAAGAATGCTTAATAATCAAAAAATGATTGTTGTTGGTTCATTTAGTGATTCTAAAGAATCTTTTGATTTAACAACTTTCAAATTAGATGAAATCATTCTACAAAGTCATAAAAATATTAAATTAACAGATAATAAAATTATTTTACGACCTTACGAATCACTCGTATTTACGGTCAAGGGAGAATAA